One Coprobacter fastidiosus genomic window, AAAGGAATTACAAACGTGAATTTGCTGTCGGTGCGAAATTCGGAACTACTTTTTCACGAGTAACTCTCCGTCCGAGTGTGCGACAAAATTATGAAATGGGCTATATGGGAGGAATATCCGCACGATATATCGAAGAAAAATACTTCGGTTTTATTGTCGAATTAAATTTTACTCAGCATGGATGGAAAGAGAATTTCAGCGATGAAGGAGATTATAGTTATAGCCGAAAACTAAATTATATCGAACTACCATTCATGACTCATATCTTTTTTGGAAACAAAGTTTTTCGCGGATTTGTAAACTTAGGACCGCAAGTAGGTTTTCTTATATCGGATAAAGAAATAAGCAGTTTCAATTTGAAAGAACTTCCACAATTTTCTCAAACATGGGAATCTACACAATACAACATGCCCATTGCACATAAATTTGATTACGGCATTTGCGGAGGAGCAGGAATCGAGATCAAAGCCAAGAAAAACAGTTTCATCCTCGAAGGGCGATACTATTTCGGGTTAGGAGACTTTTTCAAAAATCGTAAAGTCGATTATTTCTCGGCATCATCTAATCAGACTATTTCCGTTGCATTGTCCTATATGTTCAACCTGAAATAACAACCGTTGTCTTTCGTTTCTAATGAAAAGTATCATCATAAATAACCAGTCTCACGTATCCTATTCTGAATTTAAGAGCTTATATTCAAGCAGTTTTCCAATTTTCGAACAGAGAACTGAAGAACAACAAAAGATCGCTTTTTTACATCCTCAATACCATCTAATTGCTTACGCCGAAGGAAACAAATTTATCGGCTTCATTTCTTATTGGGAATTTCCTGCCTACATATACATCGAACATTTTGCCGTGAACCAATCATTAAGAGGGAACGGTATAGGCAGCAACCTTTTAAACAAGTTTATTGGGGAACATTCCAAAATCATCATACTGGAAATCGATCCCATCACAGACAAGATTTCTACTGCACGATTAAGATTTTATCAAAAATGCGGATTCTTCACCAATGATTACCATCATATTCACCCGGCATACAGAAAAGAATTTGAAGGACATTCTTTAATAGTTTTATCGACAAAAAGAATGATAACAAAAACCGAATACGATTTATTTCATAATGATCTGAAAACTGTAGTAATGAAATAGAAGTTATTTTGAGGGATAAAAGTAAAACCGATCATTACAAAATGCGATCATCTATTTGAATAATAAAAATAAATACAAGAGACTATTTCAAAACGAAACAGTCTCTTGATACCATCCAACTATAAATATTGAAAGAGCTCAATAACTATCGGCATGAACTCCTTTTACCGCACGACCTGAAGGATCGTTCAAATTTCTAAATGCCTCGTCCCAAGCCAACGCTTCAGCCGTACTACAAGCGACAGATGGAACAGACGGAACTGTCAACGCCGCACTCCTACTCGGGAACAGTTCTTCGAATACCGAACGATAATAGTATTCTTCTTTATTCATAGGGGTTTGTACGGGAAATTTTTCGGATGCATGAGCCATTTCTTCATCCGAGACTAAATTTGAAGTCAACTGTTTTAACGAATCGATCCAACTATACCCGACGCCATCCGAGAATTGCTCTTTCTGCCTCCATACAACCTCATCCGGCAACATATCAGAAAAGGCTTCCCGCAAAATTTTCTTTTCAATAACTTTTCCCGGTGACATTTTAGCTTCGGGATTTAATCTCATGGCAACATCAAGAAACTCTTTATCAAGGAAAGGCACACGCCCTTCAACTCCCCAAGCTGATAAGGATTTATTAGCGCGCAGACAATCATATAGATACAATTTACTAATTTTTCGTACAGTCTCTTCATGAAAAGCTTTTGCATCCGGTGCTTTATGGAAATAGAGATATCCTCCGAATACTTCATCCGCTCCTTCTCCGGACAATACCATCTTAATCCCCATTGACTTGATAAC contains:
- a CDS encoding GNAT family N-acetyltransferase, which translates into the protein MKSIIINNQSHVSYSEFKSLYSSSFPIFEQRTEEQQKIAFLHPQYHLIAYAEGNKFIGFISYWEFPAYIYIEHFAVNQSLRGNGIGSNLLNKFIGEHSKIIILEIDPITDKISTARLRFYQKCGFFTNDYHHIHPAYRKEFEGHSLIVLSTKRMITKTEYDLFHNDLKTVVMK
- a CDS encoding porin family protein, which gives rise to MKKIIISSCILLFCIATISAQRNYKREFAVGAKFGTTFSRVTLRPSVRQNYEMGYMGGISARYIEEKYFGFIVELNFTQHGWKENFSDEGDYSYSRKLNYIELPFMTHIFFGNKVFRGFVNLGPQVGFLISDKEISSFNLKELPQFSQTWESTQYNMPIAHKFDYGICGGAGIEIKAKKNSFILEGRYYFGLGDFFKNRKVDYFSASSNQTISVALSYMFNLK